The nucleotide window GACGGCGATATAACTGAAGAGGCATATATGGAGAAGCTCAAGGATTTCGTGACCAGAAGGACGGAAAATGTGATGCGGCTCAATAACAGTGTCATGGTGAGGGATTGCTACAGCCGGATTGAGGGATACTATAAAAAAGAGAACAGCGGAAGCGGCCGAAGCAGGGACGGGCGGACGCAAGGACGGAAAAAGTCCGAGCCTAAAGCAACAAAGGCAAAATAAGAAAGTGTGGATGACAATGTGGGAAAAATGTATGGAATTATACAGAAAATATGAAGAGATAATCAATTACCTCATCGTAGGAGTCCTTACGACGGTAGTGAGCCTTGCCATATATTATGGATGCGTATTTACATTTCTGAATCCGGAAAACGGCCTGCAGCTCCAAGCGGCCAATGTGCTGTCCTGGATCGGCGCGGTGGCATTTGCCTATGTGACCAACCGGCGCTTTGTCTTTAAGAGCCAGAATGAGAATAAAGCTTCCGAAGCGGCACGTTTTGTTACCTCCAGGCTGACGACTCTTTTGATGGATATG belongs to Qiania dongpingensis and includes:
- a CDS encoding GtrA family protein, with the translated sequence MELYRKYEEIINYLIVGVLTTVVSLAIYYGCVFTFLNPENGLQLQAANVLSWIGAVAFAYVTNRRFVFKSQNENKASEAARFVTSRLTTLLMDMAVMYILVTLLHGNDKIAKLVSQVVVMIGNYVFSKLFVFQKK